A genomic window from Dechloromonas sp. A34 includes:
- a CDS encoding Fis family transcriptional regulator, whose translation MSQQQDISACVLGALEQYFRDLDGEKPCAIYDMVLKSVEKPMLEVVLAKAGGNQTLASDMLGINRNTLRKKLTEHQLL comes from the coding sequence ATGAGCCAACAACAAGATATTTCCGCTTGCGTGCTGGGGGCACTCGAGCAATATTTTCGCGATCTCGATGGCGAAAAACCCTGCGCAATCTATGACATGGTACTCAAGAGCGTCGAAAAGCCAATGCTGGAGGTCGTTCTCGCCAAGGCGGGCGGCAACCAGACGCTGGCTTCCGACATGCTGGGCATCAACCGCAATACGCTGCGCAAGAAACTGACCGAACACCAGTTGCTTTGA
- the hemF gene encoding oxygen-dependent coproporphyrinogen oxidase — MDTTRLKNFFTGLQSRIVAELEAFDGQPFRTDSWDRPEGGGGISRLIEEGDFFERGGVNFSHVTGTSLPVSATAVRPQLAGRAWEAMGVSLVLHPRNPYCPTAHMNVRCFVASKTGEEDVWWFGGGMDLTPYYGQRDDVIHFHQTCKDALSPFGDGVHAEYKKWCDEYFFLKHRKEPRGVGGIFFDDLNEGGFERCFSLTRAVGNAFTQAYLPLLAKHRDTPYGERERDFQAYRRGRYVEFNLVWDRGTLFGLQSGGRTESILMSLPPIVKWRYDWQPEAGTPEAELYEVFLKPTDWV; from the coding sequence ATGGACACCACCCGCCTAAAGAATTTCTTCACCGGCTTGCAAAGCCGCATCGTCGCCGAGCTGGAAGCCTTCGACGGCCAGCCCTTTCGTACCGACAGCTGGGATCGCCCGGAAGGCGGCGGCGGCATTTCTCGACTAATCGAGGAAGGTGATTTCTTCGAGCGCGGCGGCGTCAATTTCTCGCACGTCACCGGTACCTCGCTGCCGGTTTCGGCCACCGCCGTCCGCCCGCAACTCGCCGGCCGCGCCTGGGAAGCAATGGGCGTCTCGCTGGTCCTGCATCCGCGCAACCCCTACTGCCCGACCGCCCACATGAATGTCCGCTGCTTCGTCGCCAGCAAGACCGGCGAGGAGGATGTCTGGTGGTTCGGCGGCGGCATGGACCTGACGCCCTATTACGGCCAGCGCGACGATGTCATCCATTTCCATCAGACCTGCAAGGATGCACTAAGCCCGTTCGGCGACGGGGTTCATGCCGAATACAAGAAATGGTGCGACGAGTATTTTTTCCTGAAGCACCGCAAGGAACCGCGCGGCGTCGGCGGCATCTTTTTCGACGATCTCAACGAAGGCGGCTTCGAACGCTGCTTCAGCCTGACCCGGGCGGTCGGCAATGCCTTCACCCAGGCCTACCTGCCGCTCCTCGCCAAACACCGCGACACACCCTACGGCGAACGCGAACGCGACTTCCAGGCCTATCGCCGGGGGCGCTATGTCGAATTCAATCTGGTCTGGGATCGCGGCACGCTGTTCGGCCTGCAGTCGGGCGGGCGTACCGAATCGATCCTGATGTCGCTGCCGCCGATCGTCAAATGGCGCTATGACTGGCAGCCGGAAGCCGGCACGCCGGAAGCCGAGCTTTACGAGGTTTTCCTCAAGCCGACCGACTGGGTTTGA
- the murU gene encoding N-acetylmuramate alpha-1-phosphate uridylyltransferase MurU codes for MKAMILAAGRGERMRPLTDHTPKPLLMAGGKPLIAWHLERLAAAGFRDVVINHAHLGAQIEATLGNGSPWGLHIAYSPEPPGALETAGGIATALPLLGDQPFLVVNGDIYCDWDFNRARQLEGKIAHLVMVENPAHHAGGDFSLDGERVTYASSGQTLTYAGIGVFSPSFFAGIAPGTVMKLRPLLDAAIAAGTLTGERHACRWVDVGTPQRLAELDQQLRDQELRNS; via the coding sequence ATGAAAGCGATGATTCTCGCCGCCGGCCGCGGCGAACGCATGCGCCCGCTGACCGACCACACCCCCAAGCCGCTGCTCATGGCCGGCGGCAAGCCGCTGATCGCCTGGCATCTGGAACGGCTGGCGGCGGCCGGTTTCCGCGACGTGGTCATCAACCACGCCCATCTCGGCGCGCAGATCGAAGCGACCCTCGGCAACGGTTCGCCATGGGGCCTGCACATCGCCTACTCGCCCGAACCGCCGGGCGCCCTGGAAACCGCCGGCGGCATCGCCACGGCGCTGCCGCTGCTCGGCGACCAGCCCTTTCTGGTGGTCAACGGCGACATCTATTGCGACTGGGATTTCAATCGTGCCCGACAGTTGGAGGGGAAAATCGCCCATCTGGTGATGGTCGAAAACCCGGCCCACCATGCCGGCGGCGATTTCAGCCTGGACGGCGAGCGCGTCACTTACGCCAGCAGTGGGCAAACGCTGACCTACGCCGGTATTGGCGTCTTTTCGCCGAGCTTCTTTGCCGGCATCGCACCGGGAACCGTGATGAAACTCCGCCCCCTACTCGACGCCGCGATCGCCGCCGGCACCCTGACCGGGGAACGTCATGCCTGCCGCTGGGTCGACGTAGGAACACCACAACGCCTGGCCGAGTTGGACCAACAACTGCGCGACCAGGAACTGAGGAATTCATGA
- a CDS encoding uroporphyrinogen-III C-methyltransferase gives MFIALAALVLAGWQWLETRQQLAGMQDQVARRLAAAEASATEELGARKQLLAQVDDLQAKLGALEGKLAEFQGQSESMQALYQDLTRSREEAILLEVEQAITLAGQQLQLAGNVPVAVLALQSADARLARLDRPQYLPLRKALAKDLARLNALPFVDVPGVSLRLEQVVAGIDKLPLAAYDRPLGQAKPAPAGGMLPWWQRTGGEIWQEVKGLVRIQRFDREEAVLLAPGQNFFLRENLKLRLLNARLALLSRDQWTFRNELKVTQDWLRRHFVADDKLVQSVQTTLGQMMATEINVELPNLNDSQMALRAVRSVKEKR, from the coding sequence TTGTTCATTGCACTCGCCGCCCTCGTTTTGGCCGGCTGGCAATGGCTGGAAACCCGACAGCAACTGGCTGGCATGCAGGATCAGGTGGCTCGCCGCCTGGCCGCGGCCGAGGCCAGCGCCACGGAAGAACTCGGCGCCCGCAAACAGTTGCTGGCCCAGGTCGACGACCTGCAGGCCAAGCTCGGTGCGCTCGAAGGCAAGCTGGCCGAATTCCAGGGGCAGAGCGAATCGATGCAGGCTCTTTACCAGGATCTGACGCGCAGCCGCGAGGAAGCGATCCTGCTCGAAGTCGAGCAGGCCATTACGCTGGCCGGGCAACAACTGCAACTGGCGGGCAACGTGCCGGTCGCCGTGCTCGCCTTGCAGTCGGCCGATGCCCGGTTGGCCCGCCTCGACCGGCCGCAGTATCTGCCGCTGCGCAAGGCGCTGGCCAAGGATCTGGCCAGACTGAACGCGCTACCCTTCGTCGACGTGCCGGGCGTTAGCCTGCGTCTCGAACAGGTGGTGGCCGGCATCGACAAGCTGCCGCTGGCCGCCTACGATCGGCCGCTCGGCCAGGCCAAGCCGGCACCCGCCGGCGGAATGCTGCCCTGGTGGCAGCGCACTGGCGGCGAGATCTGGCAGGAAGTCAAAGGTCTGGTTCGCATTCAGCGCTTCGACCGCGAAGAGGCGGTCCTGCTGGCGCCCGGTCAGAATTTTTTCCTGCGAGAGAACCTCAAGCTGCGCCTGCTCAACGCCCGTCTGGCCCTGCTCTCGCGCGATCAATGGACTTTTCGCAACGAGTTGAAGGTCACCCAGGACTGGCTGCGCCGTCATTTCGTCGCCGATGACAAGCTTGTCCAGTCGGTCCAGACGACGCTGGGCCAGATGATGGCCACCGAGATCAACGTCGAGTTGCCTAACCTGAACGACAGCCAGATGGCGCTGCGCGCTGTCCGTAGCGTCAAGGAAAAGCGGTGA
- a CDS encoding FAD-dependent monooxygenase encodes MTEPVVEPVDVLILGAGPVGMTLHLALAAGRQQSLLLDRRSTDAQQADPRALALSYGARQLLEQLQAWPTRAATPIETIHVSQKDGFGRTVLNHADYDLPALGYVVRYRDLAAALAARLAADARRDSIEILDIAPAADQVTVTLRHDGQTRRIETKLLVHAEGTPGDDPGVKVSDYAQHAVIAEITPTPGHGRRAWERFTPDGPLALLPLGDEYSIVFTLPPAKADAVMVLDDTAFTAALQAQFGQRLSFAKPGPRSRFPLALRMRETLAKGREVWIGNTAQTLHPVSGQGFNLGIRDAWQLAETLLADGIAPASLKRYAASRRLDRQGSAFFTDGIVRSFSNDFGPLKIARGLGLLALDLCPPARHFVAKRMIWGARAWP; translated from the coding sequence ATGACTGAGCCGGTGGTCGAGCCGGTCGACGTTTTGATTCTCGGTGCCGGCCCGGTCGGCATGACGCTGCACCTGGCGCTCGCTGCCGGTCGGCAGCAATCGCTGCTGCTCGACCGCCGTTCGACAGACGCCCAGCAGGCCGACCCGCGCGCCCTCGCCCTGTCCTACGGCGCCCGCCAGTTGCTGGAACAGCTCCAGGCCTGGCCGACGCGCGCCGCAACGCCGATCGAAACCATTCATGTCTCACAGAAGGACGGCTTCGGCCGCACCGTGCTCAACCACGCCGACTACGATCTGCCAGCCCTCGGCTACGTCGTCCGCTACCGCGACCTCGCTGCTGCCCTGGCCGCCCGCCTGGCGGCCGATGCCCGGCGCGACAGCATCGAGATTCTCGACATCGCGCCGGCCGCCGATCAGGTCACGGTCACGCTGCGTCACGACGGCCAAACCCGCCGGATCGAAACAAAACTGTTGGTGCATGCCGAAGGCACGCCGGGCGACGATCCGGGCGTCAAGGTAAGCGATTACGCGCAGCACGCGGTGATCGCCGAAATCACGCCGACGCCCGGCCACGGCCGGCGCGCCTGGGAGCGTTTCACGCCCGACGGTCCGCTCGCCCTGCTGCCGCTCGGCGACGAATACTCGATCGTGTTCACGCTGCCGCCGGCCAAGGCCGACGCCGTGATGGTGCTCGACGACACCGCCTTCACCGCCGCCCTGCAGGCCCAGTTCGGCCAGCGCCTGAGCTTCGCCAAGCCCGGCCCGCGCAGCCGCTTCCCGCTGGCGCTACGCATGCGCGAGACGCTGGCAAAAGGGCGTGAAGTCTGGATCGGCAACACCGCCCAGACCCTGCACCCGGTTTCCGGCCAGGGCTTCAACCTCGGCATCCGCGACGCCTGGCAACTGGCCGAAACCCTGCTCGCCGATGGCATCGCCCCGGCCAGCCTGAAGCGCTACGCCGCCAGCCGCCGCCTCGACCGCCAGGGCAGCGCCTTCTTTACCGACGGCATCGTCCGCAGCTTCTCGAACGACTTCGGACCGCTGAAGATCGCCCGCGGCCTCGGCCTGCTGGCGCTCGACCTTTGCCCGCCGGCCCGTCACTTTGTCGCCAAGCGCATGATCTGGGGCGCCCGCGCTTGGCCGTGA
- the dusB gene encoding tRNA dihydrouridine synthase DusB, which translates to MDFAGFQLRNNLFVAPMAGVTDRPFRQLCKKLGAGLAVSEMVTSNSLLYGSAKTLRRANHTGEVAPISVQIAGADPKMMAEAAKHNVDNGAQIIDINMGCPAKKVCNVMAGSALMQDEELVGKILDAVVGAVPDTPVTLKFRTGWNLANRNAPTIARIAEAAGIRAVAIHGRTRCQQYTGEAEYDTIAMVKTLIRIPVIANGDITTPEKAKHVLDVTGADGIMIGRAAQGRPWLFREIEHYLKTGEHLPPAEVTEIHSILLAHLEDLYAFYGPETGFKVARKHISWYTKGLVGSAAFRKEMNALPSIDQQMQAVNDFFCRLAAEHQHLKYIEEALAA; encoded by the coding sequence ATGGATTTCGCCGGTTTCCAGCTTCGCAACAATCTGTTCGTCGCGCCGATGGCCGGGGTTACCGATCGTCCGTTCCGCCAGCTGTGCAAGAAGCTGGGCGCCGGCCTGGCGGTTTCCGAGATGGTCACCTCCAATTCGCTGCTCTACGGCAGCGCCAAGACGTTGCGCCGGGCCAATCACACGGGCGAAGTCGCGCCGATCTCGGTGCAGATCGCCGGCGCCGACCCCAAGATGATGGCCGAGGCCGCCAAGCACAACGTCGACAACGGCGCCCAGATCATCGATATCAACATGGGCTGCCCGGCCAAGAAGGTCTGTAACGTGATGGCCGGTTCCGCCCTGATGCAGGACGAAGAACTGGTCGGCAAGATTCTCGACGCCGTCGTCGGTGCCGTGCCCGACACCCCGGTCACCCTGAAATTCCGCACCGGCTGGAATCTGGCCAACCGCAACGCGCCGACCATCGCGCGCATCGCCGAGGCTGCCGGCATCCGTGCTGTTGCCATCCACGGCCGGACGCGTTGCCAGCAATACACCGGCGAAGCCGAGTACGACACCATCGCCATGGTCAAGACGCTGATCCGGATTCCGGTGATCGCCAACGGCGACATCACGACGCCGGAAAAAGCCAAACACGTGCTCGACGTCACCGGGGCCGACGGCATCATGATCGGCCGCGCCGCCCAGGGCCGCCCCTGGCTGTTCCGCGAAATCGAGCACTACCTGAAAACCGGCGAGCATCTGCCGCCGGCCGAGGTCACCGAGATTCACAGCATCCTGCTGGCGCATCTCGAGGACCTCTATGCGTTTTACGGCCCGGAAACGGGTTTCAAGGTCGCCCGCAAGCACATTTCCTGGTACACCAAAGGACTGGTTGGCTCGGCGGCATTTCGCAAGGAAATGAACGCCCTGCCCAGCATCGACCAACAGATGCAGGCAGTGAACGACTTCTTCTGTCGTCTGGCGGCAGAACATCAACACTTAAAATACATAGAGGAGGCGTTGGCAGCATGA
- a CDS encoding 1,4-dihydroxy-2-naphthoate polyprenyltransferase, whose translation MKPGRLGAWFLACRPKTLSVSLSPVLVGTAAAWHDSGHLLWLPLLAAALGAAFIQIGTNLFNDVGDFLRGTDTPGRLGPQRATAEGWLSASQVRAGAWLAFALAFACGIYLVRHGGWPIVVIGLASLAAGWAYTGGPKPIAYGPLGELFVFVFFGLVAVGGSYYLQTLSFGPAALIAATLVGIHAAAVITVNNYRDLDGDAANGKNTLAVRLGRPATRLFYSAEILAPFLLLPLLGRLGWPAALPLLALPLAIGLIRRFQQNPPGRVFNAILAATAGLQLAFALLLSLAFTI comes from the coding sequence GTGAAACCCGGACGCCTGGGCGCCTGGTTTCTCGCTTGCCGGCCGAAAACCCTGTCGGTCTCGCTGTCGCCGGTGCTGGTCGGCACCGCCGCCGCCTGGCACGACAGCGGCCATCTGTTGTGGTTGCCACTACTCGCCGCCGCGCTCGGCGCCGCCTTCATCCAGATCGGCACCAACCTCTTCAACGACGTCGGCGACTTCCTGCGCGGCACCGATACCCCCGGCCGCCTCGGCCCCCAGCGCGCCACCGCGGAGGGCTGGCTCAGCGCCAGCCAGGTCAGGGCCGGTGCCTGGCTCGCCTTCGCGCTGGCCTTCGCCTGCGGCATCTATCTCGTCCGCCATGGCGGCTGGCCGATCGTCGTCATCGGCCTCGCCTCGCTGGCTGCCGGCTGGGCCTATACCGGCGGGCCGAAGCCAATCGCCTATGGTCCGCTCGGCGAGCTCTTCGTCTTTGTCTTCTTCGGGCTGGTCGCCGTCGGCGGCAGCTACTACCTGCAAACGCTGAGCTTCGGACCGGCGGCGCTGATCGCCGCGACGCTGGTCGGCATCCACGCCGCCGCCGTGATCACCGTCAACAACTATCGCGACCTCGACGGCGATGCCGCCAACGGCAAGAACACCCTGGCCGTCCGCCTCGGCCGGCCGGCCACCCGGCTGTTCTATAGTGCAGAAATTCTCGCACCTTTCCTTCTGCTCCCGCTGCTCGGCCGTCTCGGCTGGCCGGCCGCCCTGCCCCTTCTCGCGCTGCCGCTGGCCATCGGCCTGATCCGGCGCTTCCAGCAGAATCCGCCGGGCCGGGTCTTCAACGCCATCCTGGCCGCGACCGCCGGCCTGCAACTGGCCTTCGCCCTGCTGCTCTCTCTCGCCTTCACGATTTGA
- a CDS encoding aminopeptidase P N-terminal domain-containing protein: protein MSHAHFIARRRRLLQTIGDGVAIVPTAPEVIRNRDAHHLYRFDSYFWYLTGFPEPEAVVVLIGGKKPKAILFCREKHEEREIWDGYRYGPKAAKTAFGFDAAYPIEQLDKKLAEFLVDRDTLWHAVGHDAEWDARIAKALNEVRTQTRAGKRAPRAIHDLRFELDAMRLVKDAAEADIQQRSADIASAGHARAMHACRPGVAEYELEAELSYEFRKRGADAHAYTPIVAGGANACVLHYVANDKVLNDHTLVLIDAGCEVAGYAADITRTFPVNGRFNAAQRDVYEIVLAAQTAAIAATAPGRHFMEGHDAAVQVLTQGLIDLKLLAGDRDNLIAKGDYKRFYMHRTGHWLGLDVHDAGEYKVGDEWAKLVPGMTLTVEPGLYIRPADDIPPALAGIGIRIEDDVRVTAEGCHVYTTAPKTVAEIEEVMRHD, encoded by the coding sequence ATGAGCCACGCCCACTTCATCGCCCGCCGCCGGCGCCTGCTGCAAACCATCGGCGACGGCGTCGCCATCGTACCGACGGCGCCGGAAGTTATCCGCAACCGCGACGCCCACCACCTCTATCGCTTCGACAGCTACTTCTGGTACCTGACTGGCTTCCCCGAACCGGAAGCCGTGGTCGTCCTGATCGGCGGCAAAAAACCCAAAGCCATCCTCTTCTGCCGCGAAAAACATGAAGAGCGGGAAATCTGGGACGGCTACCGCTACGGTCCGAAAGCCGCCAAGACCGCTTTCGGCTTCGATGCCGCCTACCCGATCGAGCAGCTCGACAAGAAACTGGCCGAATTCCTGGTCGACCGCGACACACTGTGGCACGCCGTCGGCCACGACGCCGAATGGGACGCCCGGATCGCCAAGGCCCTGAACGAAGTCCGCACCCAGACCCGGGCCGGCAAGCGGGCGCCGCGCGCCATCCACGACCTGCGCTTTGAGCTCGACGCCATGCGCCTGGTCAAGGATGCCGCCGAGGCCGACATCCAGCAACGCTCCGCCGACATTGCCAGTGCCGGCCACGCCCGCGCCATGCACGCCTGTCGCCCCGGCGTCGCCGAGTACGAACTGGAAGCCGAACTGAGCTACGAATTCCGCAAACGCGGCGCCGACGCCCACGCCTACACGCCGATCGTCGCCGGCGGCGCCAATGCCTGCGTGCTGCACTACGTCGCCAACGACAAGGTGCTCAACGACCACACCCTGGTCCTGATCGACGCCGGCTGCGAAGTCGCCGGCTACGCCGCCGACATCACCCGGACCTTCCCGGTCAATGGCCGCTTCAATGCGGCGCAACGGGACGTCTACGAAATCGTGCTGGCCGCCCAGACCGCCGCCATCGCCGCCACCGCTCCCGGCCGCCACTTCATGGAAGGCCACGATGCCGCGGTGCAAGTCCTGACCCAGGGCCTGATCGACCTCAAGCTGCTCGCCGGCGACCGCGACAACCTGATCGCAAAGGGCGACTACAAGCGCTTCTACATGCACCGCACCGGCCACTGGCTCGGCCTCGACGTGCACGATGCCGGCGAGTACAAGGTCGGCGACGAATGGGCGAAACTGGTCCCCGGCATGACGTTGACCGTCGAACCCGGCCTCTACATCCGCCCGGCCGACGACATCCCGCCCGCCCTGGCCGGCATCGGCATCCGCATCGAGGACGACGTGCGGGTCACCGCGGAGGGCTGCCATGTCTACACCACGGCCCCCAAAACCGTCGCCGAGATCGAGGAAGTAATGCGTCATGACTGA
- a CDS encoding aminoglycoside phosphotransferase family protein, producing MQATPRDQLVTDWVASRFPGQSVRITPASADASFRRYFRLTWPDGGTRILMDAPPEKEDCKPFIHVAGLLAKADLAAPRILDQDLDNGFLVLTDLGRIGYLDALNADLSLADLLIRPVLDVLVKWQLSSKASTLPPYDATLLRRELDLFPEWFVGRHLGYQLSDDEKAMLDRTFKFLINSALAQPKVYTHRDFMPRNLMVVENEPRLTPGIIDFQDAVLGPISYDVVSLFRDAFISWDEEQEIDWVVRYWEKARAAGLPVRADFGDFWRDYELMGLQRHLKVLGIFCRLKYRDGKDKYVDDLPRFMNYARKTAARYLQLKPLLNLLDTLEGNTQQIGYRHK from the coding sequence ATGCAAGCCACGCCGCGCGACCAACTTGTTACCGACTGGGTTGCCAGTCGCTTCCCCGGCCAGTCCGTCCGGATCACACCGGCCTCGGCCGATGCCAGCTTCCGCCGCTATTTTCGGCTGACCTGGCCGGATGGCGGCACGCGCATCCTGATGGACGCGCCGCCAGAAAAAGAGGACTGCAAACCCTTCATTCACGTCGCCGGCCTGCTCGCCAAGGCCGATCTGGCGGCGCCGCGCATCCTCGACCAGGATCTCGACAACGGCTTCCTGGTCCTCACCGACCTCGGCCGCATCGGCTATCTCGACGCCCTGAACGCCGACCTCAGCCTGGCCGATCTGCTGATTCGCCCGGTGCTCGACGTCCTGGTCAAGTGGCAACTTTCATCCAAGGCGAGCACCCTGCCACCCTACGATGCCACGCTGCTGCGCCGCGAACTGGATCTCTTCCCGGAATGGTTCGTCGGCCGCCACCTCGGTTATCAGTTGAGCGATGACGAAAAAGCCATGCTCGACCGAACCTTCAAGTTTCTGATCAACAGCGCGCTGGCCCAACCCAAGGTGTACACCCACCGCGACTTCATGCCGCGCAACCTGATGGTGGTTGAAAACGAACCCCGCCTGACGCCGGGCATCATCGACTTCCAGGACGCCGTACTCGGCCCGATTTCCTACGACGTGGTCTCGCTGTTCCGCGACGCCTTCATTTCCTGGGATGAGGAACAGGAAATCGACTGGGTCGTCCGCTACTGGGAAAAGGCGCGCGCCGCCGGCCTGCCGGTGCGCGCCGACTTCGGCGATTTCTGGCGCGACTACGAATTGATGGGCCTGCAGCGCCATCTCAAGGTGCTCGGCATCTTCTGCCGCCTGAAATACCGCGATGGCAAGGACAAGTACGTCGACGACCTGCCGCGTTTCATGAACTACGCCCGCAAGACCGCCGCCCGCTACCTCCAGTTGAAGCCGCTGCTCAATCTGCTCGACACGCTGGAAGGCAACACCCAGCAAATCGGTTATCGCCACAAATAA
- a CDS encoding heme biosynthesis protein HemY, with protein MRGLFWVLALFALAVAVALGARLNDGYVLLVFPPWRAEISLNLFLLALAALFVTLYVLLRGLALTFGLPQRVRQYRAGRQREQASLVFQDAVRLLFEGRFGQALKKATEAHAAGTAPGLSALIAARAAQRMREGQKQQGWMARAKIDDPRTEAATLMLEAEMMNEARRFDEALAALEKLQDKQGRHIAALRLELRARQGLGDWDGVLKLARQLAKRDALPGEVIGEIRTQAHLGNIARRTSDQGQLTSYLRTVPEEERGRRVVLAGVRALVAQGAEAEAQKLIEAVLDAADNGEWQPELVAIYGRLSGGAQTARIAKCEAWLRRHPDDARLLKALGRMCLRQRLWGKAQSYLEASLAVEPTPEAHLELARLCDQLERPEEANKHYRASALLDMH; from the coding sequence GTGAGGGGCCTGTTCTGGGTTCTGGCGCTGTTTGCGCTGGCGGTGGCCGTTGCCCTCGGGGCACGGCTCAACGACGGCTATGTGTTGCTGGTTTTTCCGCCTTGGCGTGCCGAGATTTCGCTGAATCTGTTCCTGCTCGCCCTAGCCGCGCTGTTCGTCACGCTTTATGTCCTGTTGCGTGGGCTGGCGCTGACTTTCGGTCTGCCGCAGCGCGTGCGCCAGTATCGCGCCGGACGGCAGCGCGAACAGGCCAGCCTGGTCTTTCAGGATGCCGTGCGCCTGCTCTTCGAGGGGCGCTTCGGCCAGGCCCTGAAGAAAGCGACCGAGGCCCATGCCGCCGGTACGGCGCCCGGGCTTTCTGCGCTGATCGCGGCGCGGGCCGCGCAGCGCATGCGCGAAGGGCAAAAGCAGCAGGGCTGGATGGCGCGCGCCAAGATCGACGATCCGCGGACCGAAGCGGCGACCCTGATGCTGGAAGCCGAAATGATGAACGAGGCGCGTCGTTTCGACGAGGCGCTGGCAGCGCTCGAAAAGCTGCAGGACAAGCAGGGTCGCCATATTGCCGCGCTGCGTCTGGAACTGCGGGCCCGTCAGGGCTTGGGTGACTGGGACGGTGTCTTGAAACTGGCACGCCAGTTGGCTAAGCGCGACGCCCTGCCGGGCGAGGTGATCGGCGAAATTCGAACTCAGGCCCACCTTGGGAACATTGCCAGGCGGACCTCCGATCAGGGCCAACTGACTTCCTATCTGCGCACCGTGCCGGAAGAAGAGCGCGGCCGGCGGGTTGTTCTCGCCGGGGTGCGAGCCTTGGTTGCGCAAGGCGCTGAGGCTGAGGCGCAGAAGTTGATCGAGGCGGTTCTCGATGCCGCGGACAATGGCGAGTGGCAACCCGAGCTGGTGGCCATCTATGGTCGCTTGAGCGGTGGCGCGCAGACGGCGCGTATCGCCAAGTGCGAAGCCTGGCTGCGCCGGCATCCCGACGATGCCCGTTTGCTCAAGGCACTGGGCCGGATGTGCCTGCGCCAGCGCCTGTGGGGCAAGGCGCAAAGCTACCTGGAAGCATCTCTGGCCGTCGAGCCGACGCCGGAAGCGCATCTTGAACTGGCGCGCCTGTGCGATCAGCTCGAGCGTCCGGAGGAGGCCAACAAACATTATCGGGCCAGTGCCTTGCTGGATATGCACTAG